In Erigeron canadensis isolate Cc75 chromosome 8, C_canadensis_v1, whole genome shotgun sequence, the DNA window TAGGTGTGGAGTGTACACTCAAGTTGTGTGGCGAAATTCGGTTGAGTTGGGGTGTTCTATGGCTAGTTGTCTTCCTGATCAGTCTACATTGGCTATTTGCTTTTATAATCCTCCTGGAAATGTAATTGGTGAAAGCCCATATTGATTAAAGGATTTCTATGCATCAAAAATAagatttttggttttgttaatttttttcagTATTTGAATTATGTTTAGTAGTTCAAGGTTGGCATCTGAGATGCAAGTAATGAGATGTACtctattgtttaaataataataataatagttattggTTATATGAATTTTTAACAATGCATAATTTTTTACTGCATAATGTTAATTTATGGTTTGGAAAATGAGCTAATATGAAGTATTTATAACACATACTATATTTACATTGCATATATGTTCATTCAACCATTTGCTTCATCAACAATTTTGcgaaaaatataagaaaaaacgAAAGAACCTTTGAAGATGCATAACAGGAACAGAACTCATTTCAAGATTGGTAAGATTGAAGAGTTATTTCACCAGCTCCTTAGATATTAGATAGCGAAAAGCAAAATCATGGGGAGCCCATTCGATCTTTTTTCTTAGTTTTGCTAAATGATGTTTCTTGATGGTTTTCTTGAATTTTTCTGGTAAACAAAGTTGGATCATTTCAATCACGCCTGCTGCACATAATCCTGAATCTTTTGCAAAGCTTTCGACGATTTTTGGTAAAAGAATTCTTTGATCTTTTCCTACACCAAATGTTGCTCTGACGAACTCTTCTTTTGCTGTTTCTAGCTCTTGGAACACTTGTTTTGGGGTGTAAACACGGACCTGCAAGAGCATGTTCTTTAGTTCAAGTTCAAGACATGTATGGATTAAGCGAATTAAGCAACAATGTTTACCGCAGGATCAGAATGGCATCCTGAACTAAGTGCAAAATGCAGAAGGGGTTCTTGACGTTCAATTGCATATGCTTTTCGTTCATCTCCTGCTCTTAGTTTCGTCCTTGTAGACAATAACAGACGCAGCCACTACAGAAACAAATCAGCAACCTTAAATGCCAGAAGCATAATAAAAGAGAAGTATAACTAGATCAGACTGTGAAATCATTCAAACATGATACGTCTCCTCAATTGTAAAACTTTTATAGAATTTTTTACTGCAATCACATGAAATCAGGAAGTTTGGTAACTTACTTAGAAATCTAAGGTATTGACCCTTTTGAAGTCAAAATGGTATGCCCAGAAGATTCATTTGAAGTATAATGTAATCTTCAGCTAAAAGCATGAATATACCTGTCCAGGACGAGACATTCGACATCCCAGAATATAACTCTGTATCACATCTGCACTTACTATGTGACCACCAACGTTATAAGCAGCCTGCATCATCgcataaaataaaacttattttaGGGTCAATAAGTACAAACGTCAGCTTTCATGAGCTGAAAAAACTGAACAAACAACGCTTTGTTCTCACCTTTAATAATAGGAAGACTCTCTTCATATTGTTCTGTGGGATTCCATATGCCAACACAGCCTATTCATACAAAAAAGACAATGGTTCACACAATGTTACTTTTTGTATAATGCACAAAAActgttcaaaaatcaaacacTGCAAGGAAGATTCATACATGCATCACCAATGCATTGTGTACATTAATCCAGAATGCTAACTTTTCGTCGTGCTTTAGTTTCTCCGGATTCACCACTTCTAGCCTAGAAACCAGTGACCTAAAAACAAAACGATGTAGTTAAAATAAACAGAACCAGTAGCATACCCCAGACTGTGTAGTTAGTTTATTACCTAAAGTGTTGCAGCATGGGTTCAATTTCACCAAGTCTTTGATTATCTTTATAAAGACATTGAATTTCAGCCATTGTACTATAAGGTCCACTGAACTCTTTAAGTCCTTGAACATGAAAAGGGTTATCCAAATGCACGTCAAAGGACGATGAATCTCTTCTAAACCCTGGACCCCATATCATATTGGGGTCTTGTTTTGGTGAGAAAGCGCTCATAGATGATAAAGATGATGTAGGGGACGAGAGGCCATGGTTTGATATAGGTGGGTCCGAAAGCATGCAATATATATCTGAAATGCACTTGATCATATCTTCTGAAAGCTTGTTTGGCGTAGCAGGAACATGATCGGTTATTCTAGTGCCAAGATGCTCAGCTAGACTGATTATGTTGGCAGGCGTCTGCGCATACTGCGTTACAACCACAAGAAAGCATGAGATTTACACATTTAAGAATATATCAGAGATGGAAAAATTCGGCACACGTTTATGTATAAATGGGTTATTGCTGGGAGTAATCTTTTATCTGTAAGAGGTTAAATAAGTAGAGCAAAAGAATTAGCTTTGAGAGGAAACGGTTGAACCGGTCTGATGTCATCCAAAGCCGGTTTTCAATGcataaaaccttcaaaataacAAAGGGATTTTGGCCTAATGGTAACTAAACTAACCCAGCAACCGCGGTTGTGGTTGGAGTCTTATTGAGGACAAATGTGTGAATAATTTTGTGGTGTGTGAATAGAAGAAATATAACCTTTTTAATCATACTTGACACacaatttgttttgaaaaaataacCATTTTGAATAATAATGGGTTAACAAACCCCTGCTGACCTGTTTAGACCCATACCAAGAAATTACCCATTTTGTACCGTtacccaacccatttgacccgccCAAGTTGACACATCTGGATATGTTGCAGAACACCGAGAGTACCTCCATCATGGAAGGTGGCTGAGAGTGACAACCCCGTAATGATTTGCCAAGAAACTCGGCTGGAGAAGTTCTGGTTACCGAAGAGTGACAATGTTGAACACCAGAATATAGAAgtttgttttcttcttcttcgaaACCTCTATTGGGATCTTTCCATGAGTTGGATTTTAACGAAATATCAGCCCTGCAAGTTTCAAGATACTTCCCTCTTGGGGTGATTAAGGATGGCTTTAAAGTCTGATCGTTTCTTAATGGAGATGGACATGAAATCTGTTGATCAAACGCTTTTCGATATAATGAGAGAAGATGCTGCTCCAAATGTGAAACTTCATACTGTAAAACCGCAATTTCTCTAATCAGCTCCGTCGCAGGCTGCAATGGTTTACCCAAAATCATGACGAAACAACTAATGGATAACTATTTCCATTTTGCCACTTATAATCTAAGTTTACCTTAGGAATAGAGGCATCATATGGGATATCACAAGAAGACTTATAGCCTAATGCTTGTTCAAAAGCACCACGCACACAAACTTGGTCTTGTAATCTCTTCTCAAGCTTCAATATCTGAAAGTAAGATAAACCATTACATTTTTAAAAGGTACGAGTTAAGCGTCGTAAAGGTGAAAACTTTTCGCTTTGAACagataaaaatgttaaaaatgtaCCTCATCCTTCAAAGAGTTCTGGATTTGAGATTTGGGCGAGTGATTCTTCTTAGTAATCATATTCTTCTTCGCATTTCCTTTATCCTGATATTACATAAAATAGTAAGTTCATACATTACTAATTGACAAGTTCCAAAGTTTGGGCATTCTGTGTCGATTTTCCCcaaatttttaaacatttatacaaTTTATTACTCTTCTTAGTACTAGCCTACCAAAAGAATTGCAGTCTCCAAATTCCTACATAAATGACCCATGATCAAATCTCTAACAAGTTTGAAGTCTCCAACATTATATTTTGATCTTAAAATACTTAATCTTTTCATATCCATAGATTTAAAAGGACAGCCGAAAGAATACTTACCAGCTTAATACGTTGAGAAGGCTCGAGGCGATCTTGTTTACATTTATTCTTGTCTGATAAGCTGCCATTGTCAAGTGTTAATataacttgataaaatggtCTAACCTTTATCATCATAAATTTAACCAATTAATAATTATGACAAAATGAAGATATATAAAGTTGAGAACTACTGTATTATACTTGCAGAAATCTCTTCAGTAATCAACAatgtacataaaaat includes these proteins:
- the LOC122579876 gene encoding uncharacterized protein LOC122579876; translation: MTSIHKRSKSLSDKNKCKQDRLEPSQRIKLDKGNAKKNMITKKNHSPKSQIQNSLKDEILKLEKRLQDQVCVRGAFEQALGYKSSCDIPYDASIPKPATELIREIAVLQYEVSHLEQHLLSLYRKAFDQQISCPSPLRNDQTLKPSLITPRGKYLETCRADISLKSNSWKDPNRGFEEEENKLLYSGVQHCHSSVTRTSPAEFLGKSLRGCHSQPPSMMEYAQTPANIISLAEHLGTRITDHVPATPNKLSEDMIKCISDIYCMLSDPPISNHGLSSPTSSLSSMSAFSPKQDPNMIWGPGFRRDSSSFDVHLDNPFHVQGLKEFSGPYSTMAEIQCLYKDNQRLGEIEPMLQHFRSLVSRLEVVNPEKLKHDEKLAFWINVHNALVMHAVLAYGIPQNNMKRVFLLLKAAYNVGGHIVSADVIQSYILGCRMSRPGQWLRLLLSTRTKLRAGDERKAYAIERQEPLLHFALSSGCHSDPAVRVYTPKQVFQELETAKEEFVRATFGVGKDQRILLPKIVESFAKDSGLCAAGVIEMIQLCLPEKFKKTIKKHHLAKLRKKIEWAPHDFAFRYLISKELVK